One window from the genome of Leptospiraceae bacterium encodes:
- a CDS encoding calcium/sodium antiporter, which translates to METSKLITYILFIPGFFVLIKGASLLVDGASSLARKFRISDLVIGLTIVSMGTSSPELAVNILSSIRGQDDIAISNVLGSNIANILLILGISAIIKELTVRESTVWKEIPFSLLGSLVVMVMANDVFFDSTQRNQLSHNDGIIILFFFTIFLYYIFSIAKKGEIFEEEVPKKELSLWMSIIYVVVGLVMLVLGGDWVVNGAVEIAKFVGLSEAFIGLTIVAVGTSLPELAATGVAAYKGNSDIAVGNVVGSNIFNVFFILGVSATLSPLRFTEENNIDVLVSVLSSLILFFLLFLGKRHTIQRIQGIVLLSFYIAYIGFRAYIGIR; encoded by the coding sequence ATGGAAACCTCTAAGCTGATAACGTATATTTTGTTTATCCCAGGCTTTTTTGTATTGATTAAAGGTGCGAGTTTATTAGTAGATGGAGCTTCCTCATTAGCAAGAAAATTTCGTATTTCAGATTTGGTCATAGGGTTAACCATCGTATCAATGGGAACTTCCTCACCAGAATTAGCCGTTAACATACTTTCTTCGATACGCGGTCAAGACGATATTGCCATTTCCAACGTGTTAGGTAGCAATATTGCTAACATTTTGTTAATTTTAGGAATCAGTGCCATCATCAAAGAACTCACCGTTCGTGAAAGCACCGTATGGAAAGAAATCCCCTTTAGTTTACTTGGATCGTTAGTTGTAATGGTAATGGCAAATGATGTTTTTTTTGACTCCACTCAAAGAAACCAACTTTCTCATAACGACGGTATCATTATCTTATTCTTCTTTACGATTTTTCTTTACTATATTTTTTCTATCGCCAAGAAAGGAGAAATCTTCGAAGAAGAGGTCCCCAAAAAAGAACTCAGTTTATGGATGTCAATTATATATGTTGTGGTTGGATTAGTGATGTTAGTTTTAGGTGGTGATTGGGTGGTCAATGGAGCTGTAGAGATTGCGAAGTTCGTCGGTTTAAGTGAGGCATTCATCGGTTTGACCATTGTGGCTGTTGGAACCTCGCTTCCTGAGTTGGCTGCAACAGGAGTTGCTGCTTACAAAGGAAATTCCGACATAGCCGTTGGAAATGTAGTAGGATCGAATATTTTTAATGTGTTTTTTATTTTAGGCGTTAGTGCCACATTGTCCCCCTTAAGGTTTACTGAAGAAAACAATATTGATGTTTTGGTTTCTGTATTATCAAGTTTGATTTTGTTTTTTCTGTTGTTTTTAGGTAAGCGACACACAATCCAAAGGATACAAGGCATTGTGCTTTTGTCGTTTTATATAGCGTATATTGGATTTCGTGCATATATTGGTATTCGATAA
- a CDS encoding chemotaxis protein CheD, with translation MNVLEETTIHVGVSEWKVAKSPAKLRTTLGSCVGIVLYDKTKKIGGISHALLDEPPTGKIINRGKYARTAIEELIKDLEKLGTSKKNLTARIFGGASMFQNSVSNIFQNIGEKNVKVSREVLESHQIPIVFEDVGGHNGRTITLFLDDGRILLRSGTIEKYIYKV, from the coding sequence ATGAATGTCTTAGAAGAAACAACGATTCATGTTGGAGTATCTGAATGGAAGGTAGCGAAAAGTCCAGCAAAACTAAGAACTACTTTAGGTTCTTGCGTCGGGATCGTTCTTTATGATAAGACAAAAAAAATTGGAGGGATTAGCCATGCCTTATTAGATGAACCTCCAACTGGGAAGATCATCAATCGAGGAAAATATGCAAGAACTGCCATCGAAGAACTGATAAAAGATTTAGAAAAATTAGGAACTTCGAAAAAAAACCTCACAGCAAGGATATTTGGTGGGGCAAGTATGTTTCAAAACAGTGTTTCTAATATTTTCCAAAACATAGGTGAGAAGAACGTAAAAGTTTCTCGTGAGGTTTTAGAAAGCCACCAAATTCCAATTGTTTTTGAAGATGTTGGTGGACATAATGGGAGAACCATTACTCTGTTTTTAGATGATGGAAGGATACTTTTACGTAGTGGAACGATTGAAAAATATATATACAAAGTATAG